From one Lineus longissimus chromosome 3, tnLinLong1.2, whole genome shotgun sequence genomic stretch:
- the LOC135484907 gene encoding uncharacterized protein LOC135484907: MSSLKHVKDVAKFDDMHRIVNTSSAETFLCYSKFLSASESLVFGVSDGIDVWQVVLDKAELEEMKDLANISHLDAYLGKFRSAFLSNQIDVSQVGTKIILTVGQGTSAFSYDLYEMKSAEKTTELQALLFKFAEKVSSLETQLKNAQQNVDTLSKQNKGGSTGFLDFDSGKKTGAKVQPKKAGMSVINPSSKKRKAAQGVVFD; this comes from the exons ATGTCAtcccttaaacatgttaaagatgTTGCAAAATTTGACGATATGCACAGAATCGTCAATACATCATCTGCAGAAACATTCCTATGCTATTCAAAATTTCTTAGTGCATCAGAGTCCTTGGTATTTGGAGTTTCTGATGGGATTGATGTGTGGCAGGTAGTCCTTGACAAAGCTGAATTGGAGGAGATGAAAGATCTGGCAAATATTTCCCATTTGGATGCATATCTTGGAAAGTTTAG gtCCGCTTTTTTATCCAATCAAATTGATGTATCACAAGTTGGGACAAAAATTATATTGACTGTTGGGCAAGGGACAAGTGCTTTCTCTTACGACCTTTATGAGATGAAATCGGCAGAGAAGACAACAGAACTTCAGGCATTACTGTTTAAGTTTGCAGAAAAAGTGAGTTCATTGGAAACACAGCTAAAAAATGCCCAGCAGAATGTGGACACTCTGTCAAAACAGAACAAAGGAGGTTCAACAGGATTTTTAGACTTTGACTCTGGGAAAAAGACTGGAGCAAAAGTGCAGCCCAAAAAAGCTGGCATGAGTGTGATAAACCCTTCGAGCAAAAAACGGAAAGCAGCTCAGGGTGTTgtctttgactga